The sequence below is a genomic window from bacterium BMS3Abin08.
GGCAAACGACCTCAGGGACAAAAGGGGAGCCCTGCTGGAACAGTTAAGTGAACTTGCATCCTATACCCACTTTGAGGATGATTCCGGCAGGACCTCGGTGGTCATAGGCGGCAAGGCGGTTGTCAACGGAGAGAGCGTTCACAGTCTCGGGACGAAAAGGCAGAGGGACGGAAGCATAGATGTGGTTTACGGAAATGATAAGGTCGGCGACTTCATAACAGGTGGTAAACTCTCCGGGCTTCTCTCTGCATACAAACAGACAACGGATGGTCCCCTTAAGGAGTTCCGGAGGCTTGTTGCATCCATAGTAAAGGAGACAAATCTCCAGCACCGTCAGGGGTATGACCTGAACGGCACTACAGGTCGGGACTTCTTTACCCCCCTTGACCTCACGACCATCGATTATTCTGCCGGGGCCTCCATCACATCATCAAACATAGCCGATCCCGCGCTTCTTACCCTTGATGAATACGAAGTCCGTTTTACAGACCCGGCCAATTATGAGGTATATAACATCGACAGCGGCGCCATGGTAACCTCGGGCGCATATTCTCCCGGAGGTTCAATATCATTTGACGGAATTACAGTCGTTGTAGACGACACGGGAGGAGGTCCCCTTACCGGCGACAGGTTCCTGGTGAGCCCCCTTGCAGGGGCGGTCGAGAACTTCTCCCTTGCCATAAGTGACCCGGATCAGATAGCAGCTGCCTCGGACAGTGCGTCCCTTCCCGGTGACAACAGAAACGCCCTTGACATGATCAATCTCTATGAGAGCAATATCAATGACCTCAAGGGGAGCGGTTTTAATGATTTTTATAATGCGGTTACGTCAATGAGCGCAAGGATGAGCGGTACTGCTCAGGACGGCAGGGGTTTTGAGGAAAGCCTCCTCCGTGAGCTTACCCTGAGAAAGGAGTCTGTATCCGGAGTTAATCTGGATGAAGAGGCAGCCAACCTTATCAGGTATCAGAAGTCCTTTGAGGCAGGGGCAAGACTCATAAAGATTACCGATGAACTTCTAAAGGTGTTGCTTAACCTATGAGACTATCGACCTTTATTCTTCATGACAGGCTTATAGATGCGTTTCAGGATAACTTCCTCAGGCTTTTCAAGGCCCAGGAGTCCCTTGCAACGGGTAAGAAGATAAACAGGCCTTCGCAGGATACAATCGGTTCAGCAAGGGCCCTTGCCTACCGTGTAAGTATCAGCGCCTCCGAGCAGTACAAACGGAATATCAACGAGGCCCGCTCATATCTTGAGTCCATAGAAGGGGTGCTGAGCAATGCCTCTTCTATTTTCAGCCGGGCAAAAGAAA
It includes:
- the flgK gene encoding flagellar hook-associated protein 1 translates to MFGLFNIGKSAIFTSQTALDITANNIANVNTPGYSRKEAILDIQPPERTRSGFVGRGVTVRHIRRHYDGFLQNQVLLQQQNLGRANILGDVYGDVEGVFNEQQSPKFSYAFNRFLNSWHEVADTPDAVAQRMVLLQNAESLIVMTKGMDRSLKDILATRADEIVDTVDKINSIAGNLASLNKIISTVEAGSSEQANDLRDKRGALLEQLSELASYTHFEDDSGRTSVVIGGKAVVNGESVHSLGTKRQRDGSIDVVYGNDKVGDFITGGKLSGLLSAYKQTTDGPLKEFRRLVASIVKETNLQHRQGYDLNGTTGRDFFTPLDLTTIDYSAGASITSSNIADPALLTLDEYEVRFTDPANYEVYNIDSGAMVTSGAYSPGGSISFDGITVVVDDTGGGPLTGDRFLVSPLAGAVENFSLAISDPDQIAAASDSASLPGDNRNALDMINLYESNINDLKGSGFNDFYNAVTSMSARMSGTAQDGRGFEESLLRELTLRKESVSGVNLDEEAANLIRYQKSFEAGARLIKITDELLKVLLNL